In Lactobacillus sp. PV012, one genomic interval encodes:
- a CDS encoding LVIS_2131 family protein, whose amino-acid sequence MSIGWNILGIIAWLAIVLYLVFIVQNIRKRHLMMIVRDRKRFEWKTTFVDAIEVFIFLAATSGMIFLTFFSQPVLEDNTLITSEVEYQPLILSTNSHKSYYVTANSDKGMRPVQTYNFYSNGSRYTVKSTYATISDGTDPKNIASNVIPFSTKALKNADKEYQKAYVAIYTATYKKNWYNGLALHSGRQATKYYLIRVPDRTFVKEVTH is encoded by the coding sequence ATGAGCATTGGTTGGAATATCTTAGGAATTATTGCCTGGTTGGCAATTGTTTTGTATTTAGTATTTATTGTGCAAAACATTCGTAAGCGACATTTAATGATGATTGTTAGGGATCGCAAACGCTTTGAATGGAAAACAACATTTGTAGATGCGATTGAAGTTTTTATTTTTTTAGCAGCTACAAGTGGAATGATCTTTTTAACTTTCTTTAGTCAACCAGTTTTAGAAGATAATACTTTAATTACTAGTGAGGTGGAGTATCAGCCACTAATTTTAAGTACTAACAGTCACAAGTCATACTATGTGACAGCTAATTCTGATAAAGGGATGCGTCCAGTTCAGACTTATAATTTTTACAGCAATGGCAGTCGTTATACTGTAAAAAGTACTTACGCTACTATTTCTGATGGTACAGATCCTAAAAATATAGCATCTAACGTTATTCCATTTTCAACCAAGGCTTTAAAAAATGCAGATAAGGAATATCAAAAAGCTTACGTCGCCATTTATACAGCAACCTATAAAAAGAACTGGTACAATGGCTTAGCCCTTCATAGTGGTCGACAAGCTACTAAATATTACTTAATTCGCGTTCCAGATCGGACCTTTGTTAAAGAAGTAACTCACTAA
- a CDS encoding IS3 family transposase (programmed frameshift): MTKYSNGFKIKIVSEFFNHQDSIKGLSRKYNIPYSMVYKWIHQADENGLESLKIKHKKMNYSPEFKLNVVRYYLNNPNLGITPVAAKFNINSSQVYTWVNKFKKEGMAGLLPKQKGHPSKMPKKPKKKQAQKIKLSEKQKYEEKIIKQEAEIEKLKLENLGLKKSGCPLSSLSNKEKTLIIKDIRAKVPTVKLNTLFSLLKLNRKTYYDNLKNRINKCDRYAKVKKEINHIYYDESNETYGYRRIWGALKDTGINLAKETVRKIMRDMGIKTMIYHKNTAKYSSYKGSVGKKAPNILNQIFDETIPYKVLHTDVTEYKLTNGKKVYISPIVDEASLEILACAVSYSPEMKTIYRMLDELEVNLPKDARPILHSDQGFQYQNAGYQARLKEMNITQSMSRKGNCHDNAPGETIFNLMKRECLNRLKIGSLEEMKQVLSKYVTWFNNIRRSNKLKYTTPVKYRNRVLSSI; the protein is encoded by the exons ATGACTAAATATTCTAATGGGTTCAAAATTAAGATTGTTTCTGAATTCTTTAATCATCAAGATTCAATAAAGGGATTAAGTAGAAAGTACAATATTCCTTACTCTATGGTATATAAATGGATTCATCAGGCTGATGAAAATGGCCTTGAATCTCTTAAAATTAAACATAAGAAGATGAACTATTCTCCTGAGTTTAAGTTAAATGTGGTACGCTATTATTTAAATAATCCTAATTTAGGAATAACTCCGGTAGCTGCCAAGTTCAATATAAATTCTTCTCAGGTTTACACTTGGGTTAATAAATTTAAAAAAGAAGGTATGGCTGGTTTACTTCCTAAGCAGAAAGGACATCCATCCAAAATGCCTAAGAAACCTAAAAAGAAACAAGCTCAAAAGATAAAACTTAGTGAGAAGCAAAAATATGAAGAGAAGATTATTAAACAAGAAGCGGAAATCGAAAAATTAAAACTGGAGAATCTTG GTCTTAAAAAAAGTGGCTGCCCGTTATCCTCGCTATCCAACAAAGAAAAAACGCTAATTATCAAGGATATTCGGGCTAAAGTGCCAACTGTAAAGCTGAATACCTTATTTAGTCTGCTTAAGCTTAATCGAAAAACATATTATGATAACTTAAAAAATCGAATTAATAAGTGCGATAGATACGCTAAAGTTAAGAAAGAAATTAATCATATTTATTATGATGAAAGTAATGAAACATACGGTTATCGGCGTATTTGGGGCGCTTTAAAAGATACTGGTATCAATCTTGCTAAGGAAACTGTTCGTAAAATTATGCGTGATATGGGTATTAAAACCATGATTTATCATAAGAATACAGCTAAGTACAGTTCTTATAAAGGTAGCGTTGGCAAAAAGGCTCCTAATATTCTTAATCAGATCTTTGATGAGACTATCCCTTATAAGGTCTTGCATACCGATGTAACAGAATACAAATTAACTAATGGCAAAAAAGTCTATATTTCACCAATAGTTGATGAAGCATCTCTGGAAATACTGGCTTGTGCAGTTAGTTACTCTCCTGAGATGAAGACTATTTATAGGATGCTTGATGAACTTGAAGTAAATTTACCAAAAGATGCACGACCAATTTTACATTCTGATCAAGGTTTTCAATATCAAAATGCTGGTTATCAAGCCCGTCTTAAAGAAATGAATATTACACAAAGCATGTCTAGAAAAGGAAATTGTCATGATAATGCGCCAGGTGAAACTATATTCAACCTAATGAAAAGAGAATGCCTAAATCGACTTAAGATTGGCTCTCTTGAAGAGATGAAGCAAGTGTTAAGTAAGTATGTCACTTGGTTTAATAATATTCGTCGTTCCAATAAATTAAAATACACGACTCCTGTAAAATACAGAAATCGTGTATTATCAAGTATTTAA